In Cyclobacteriaceae bacterium, the DNA window TGCTGATGGATTCTATGAATGGAAAAGAGCCGGTAAAAAGACAAGCATTCCTTACCGCTTTACTCTGAAAGATAAAGACATGTTCGCCATCGCAGGACTTTGGGAAGAATATGATGACGAAAAGGGTGAGATGCATCATACTTTCACGGTGATTACAACTGAAGCTAATTCATTTGTCACCCCTGTTACCGATCGGATGCCAGTCATAGTTAGTCCGGAAATAGGTAAGATGTGGCTGCAATCTGCAAATGAGGATGAGCTTCTTTCAATACTAAAAACTCCCACACCTCCTCTTGATTTTTATTCAGTTTCGCCGTCCGTGAATTTTCCGGAAAGAAATGATCGGTTAATAATTATGCCTGCGC includes these proteins:
- a CDS encoding SOS response-associated peptidase, which produces MFIRYSLTGSRTEIANRFSVDIPEAYQPKYNAAPTHLLPVITQDSQEGVSFFYWGAPPSWANKKPLGEKIINSRLDLVAEKSVLLKKLREKRCLIPADGFYEWKRAGKKTSIPYRFTLKDKDMFAIAGLWEEYDDEKGEMHHTFTVITTEANSFVTPVTDRMPVIVSPEIGKMWLQSANEDELLSILKTPTPPLDFYSVSPSVNFPERNDRLIIMPAPASDQFGNLTLFD